From the Arctopsyche grandis isolate Sample6627 chromosome 11, ASM5162203v2, whole genome shotgun sequence genome, one window contains:
- the LOC143919329 gene encoding uncharacterized protein LOC143919329 — MECRLCLHSASEESSISIHDNPGSLVQHIWLCCRLQIEKDDNFPDRICLSCKNRLELFNSFKSACIHSDRTQKLRLTKSSDVKTEEIILDDLNWEDEFGINIHSSNVNNDCKKSTLERSDLNQENAGNSLINGGKASLCETQEIIHVNSSPFASGSKLGTHFKPQQCEFCSKSFTHRHTYLAHLKSHKKHNGINIHQCDICLKPFTRKYNLTVHIKGHSKPFKCDICLKSFFHECILKRHIKSFHGMYKFQCNICQKKFTRKYNLELHIKRHNESFKCNICLKSFTLQSTLERHMKCHNEMNKHKCNICSQSFSLKSSLKRHTSTFNHSNTDAREKPLKCNMCSMSFNFPIELKEHVKIHENKPKLASPRKSDSVKTDASIQLGSNSANTKSYNYQPRIYKCDICFKIFSVRSEHGSHKKTHWNGLYKCDVCSILFGSPPDLEEHMKTH; from the exons atggagtgcaggctttgtctccATTCTGCATCAGAAGAGTCTTCCATCTCCATCCATGATAATCCTGGATCACTAGTGCAGCACATTTGGCTCTGCTGTCGATTGCAA ATTGAAAAGGATGACAACTTCCCAGACCGGATATGTCTTTCGTGTAAAAACAGACTGgaattgttcaacagttttaaaAGCGCGTGTATTCATAGTGATAGAACGCAAAAATTAAGACTGACAAAGAGTTCAGACGTCAAAACAGAAGAAATCATTCTGGACGATTTAAATTGGGAGGACGAATTTGGTATAAATATCCACAGTTCTAATGTTAACAATGATTGTAAAAAAAGCACCTTAGAAAGAAGCGATTTAAATCAAGAAAATGCCGGAAATTCACTG ATCAATGGAGGAAAAGCTTCCTTGTGTGAAACACAAGAAATTATACATGTCAATAGTAGTCCATTTGCATCTGGATCGAAACTAGGGACTCACTTTAAACCACAACAATGCGAATTCTGCTCAAAATCATTCACtcatagacatacatatttggcACATTTAAAATCTCATAAAAAGCACAACGGAATAAACATACACCAATGCGACATCTGCCTAAAGCCGTTCACTCGTAAATATAACTTAACGGTACACATCAAAGGTCACAGTAAGCCGTTTAAATGcgatatttgcttaaaatcattttttcacgAATGCATTCTCAAGAGACACATAAAATCGTTCCACGGAATGTATAAATTTCAATGTAACATCTGCCAAAAAAAATTCACTCGTAAATATAACCTAGAGTTGCATATTAAACGGCACAATGAATCATTCAAATGCAACATCTGCTTAAAATCGTTCACTCTCCAATCTACCCTTGAGAGACATATGAAATGCCACAATGAGATGAACAAACATAAATGCAATATCTGTTCACAATCGTTTAGTCTTAAATCTTCCCTTAAGAGACACACGAGCACCTTTAATCACTCAAACACCGATGCTAGAGAAAAACCGCTCAAATGTAACATGTGTTCGATGTCGTTTAACTTTCCAATCGAATTAAAGGAACACGTGAAGATACATGAGAATAAACCTAAACTTGCTTCCCCTCGTAAATCTGACTCTGTGAAAACTGATGCTTCGATACAACTCGGTTCCAACTCGGCAAACACTAAATCATACAATTATCAACCTCGCATCTACAAATGTGACatctgttttaaaatattttccgtGAGATCTGAACACGGATCACACAAAAAAACTCACTGGAATGGACTgtacaaatgtgacgtttgttcgATATTGTTTGGATCTCCGCCCGACTTGGAGGAACACATGAAAACACATTGA
- the LOC143919330 gene encoding uncharacterized protein LOC143919330, whose translation MECRLCLCSAPELSSVCIHDNPELMMQRIWSCCRLQIINDERFPDTICLSCKNKLELFNSFKSACIRSAESQKLRLTGTHIKTEDNIFGDLNWEDEFCINAPLNISTINIHSNDNPIASDESDSSQSIRLIENPAVDERRLSLCDLTEEVDIGVSPNLNRSEWDHTYCRSAFNQRVDVIQNPAYKCDICIKSFASESKLLAHLKSHIGGKPHKCKICLKSFSLQSGLKRHMNTHSIKTCKFCLKSFTHKPTFITHLESHTGPKPYKCNICLKSFSNRYSLRSHIDSHNGITTHQCKTCLKSFSLKSGLKRHMNIHNTVKTYQCDICLKSSTREDFLASHMDRIHGIHKCEICSQSFILKTSLEKHMISHKEIKRYQCDICLKSCTRKNGLVLHMNRHSGVKLYKCEICSKFFTLKASLKRHMNTHNRTKRYQCDVCSKSCTQKNDLVLHMNLHNDAHKCEICFRSFIHKSSLEKHMNSHSGKKTYQCNICLKSSTRKYDLALHMNLHNDVYKCKICLKSFINSASLEKHVNSHNRIKTYQFEIPREHPL comes from the exons atggagtgcagactttgtctctgTTCTGCACCAGAACTATCTTCTGTTTGCATTCATGATAATCCTGAACTAATGATGCAGCGCATTTGGTCCTGCTGTCGACTCCAA ATTATAAATGACGAAAGGTTTCCAGATACGATATGCCTCTCATGTAAAAACAAACTGGAATTATTCAACAGTTTTAAAAGCGCGTGTATTCGCAGTGCCGAATCGCAAAAATTAAGACTAACCGGAACTCATATCAAAACGGAAGATAATATATTTGGCGATTTAAATTGGGAGGATGAATTTTGTATTAATGCACCACTGAATATCTCCACTATTAATATTCACAGTAATGATAACCCAATCGCCTCGGACGAAAGCGATTCAAGTCAAAGTATCCggttaatagaaaatccagCG GTGGATGAAAGAAGGCTTTCCCTGTGTGATTTAACAGAAGAAGTAGATATTGGAGTTTCACCAAATTTAAACCGTTCTGAATGGGACCATACCTACTGCCGAAGTGCATTCAATCAACGAGTGGATGTAATTCAAAACCCAGCTTACAAATGCGATATATGTATCAAATCATTCGCATCCGAATCCAAACTATTAGCCCACTTGAAGTCTCACATCGGTGGAAAGCCACATAAATGCAAAATATGCTTAAAATCATTCTCTCTTCAATCCGGCCTCAAAAGACATATGAATACTCACAGCATAAAAACATGCAAATTCTGCTTAAAGTCATTCACTCACAAACCTACCTTTATAACACACTTGGAATCTCACACTGGACCTAAACCATACAAATGCAACatatgcttaaaatcattttctaataGATACTCTCTTAGATCACACATAGACTCTCACAACGGGATAACAACACATCAGTGCAAGACCTGTCTAAAGTCATTCTCACTCAAATCCGGCCTAAAACGACACATGAACATTCACAACACGGTAAAAACGTACCAATGCGACATCTGCTTAAAGTCGTCCACTCGTGAAGACTTCCTAGCATCGCACATGGACCGCATCCACGGAATACACAAATGTGAGATCTGCTCACAGTCGTTCATACTGAAAACTTCCCTGGAGAAACATATGATTTCTCACAAAGAGATTAAGAGGTATCAATGCGACATCTGCTTAAAATCGTGCACACGCAAAAATGGCCTCGTGCTACATATGAACCGTCACAGCGGGGTAAAACTGTACAAATGCGAGATTTGCTCAAAATTTTTCACACTCAAAGCTTCCCTCAAGAGGCATATGAACACTCACAACAGGACGAAAAGATATCAATGCGACGTTTGCTCAAAATCGTGCACTCAAAAGAACGACCTAGTTTTGCATATGAACCTCCACAATGATGCACACAAATGCGAGATTTGTTTCAGATCTTTCATTCATAAATCTTCTCTTGAGAAGCATATGAATTCTCACAGTGGGAAGAAAACATATCAGTGTAATATCTGCTTGAAATCGTCTACTCGTAAATATGACCTAGCTTTACATATGAACCTCCACAATGACGTGTATAAATGCaagatttgcttaaaatcatttattaataGTGCTAGTCTTGAGAAACACGTCAATTCTCACAACAGAATAAAAACATATCAATTTGAAATCCCCCGTGAACATCCTCTTTAA
- the Dph1 gene encoding diphthamide biosynthesis 1, whose protein sequence is MSATAVGVVVGAGVGGGDGSNGECGAVVVRAKPVPARKVFSASRGGTRVPEELLSDPKIAAAVALLPANYNFELHKTIWRVRQLQAKTVALQMPEGLLMYATTLCSIIERFTDAETVIMGDVTYGACCVDDHTAKAFGVDLLVHYGHSCLIPIDQTSGIKMLYIFVDIKIDMLHFVDTIQHNFSVTNRLGFVSTIQFVSTLHAAAVELRKLGYTVSVPQSKPLSAGEILGCTAPKMNCSDAVIFLGDGRFHLEAAMIANPTLKAYRYDPYEKKFTEEEYDHKAMRRNRRDAIEKAKSATTFGLILGTLGRQGSPKVLESLQAKIKPPLTSTVILLSEITPEKLKLFKGIDAFVQVACPRLSIDWGTAFEKPLLTPYELAVCLGDAEWVVDKGESYPMDYYASASLGSWTPNHKPGLSEDEKNCCGKCINNKAV, encoded by the exons ATGTCGGCAACGGCAGTCGGGGTGGTTGTGGGGGCGGGTGTAGGTGGTGGAGATGGCTCGAACGGAGAGTGCGGAGCCGTGGTGGTGCGCGCCAAGCCAGTTCCTGCACGCAAGGTGTTCAGCGCGAGCCGAGGAGGGACGCGCGTGCCCGAGGAGCTGCTCTCCGACCCCAAGATAGCCGCGGCCGTCGCCCTCCTCCCCGCCAACTACAACTTCGAACTGCACAAGACTATTTGGCGCGTCCGCCAGCTCCAGGCCAAGACCGTGGCTCTGCAGATGCCCGAAG GACTGTTGATGTATGCCACGACTCTGTGCAGCATCATTGAGAGGTTCACCGACGCCGAGACCGTCATAATGGGAGACGTCACATACGGAGCGTGCTGCGTAGACGATCACACGGCCAAAGCCTTCGGCGTAGATTTATTAGTTCACTATGGACACTCTTGCCTTATACCGATCGACCAGACATCGGGAATAAAAATGCTGTACATATTCGTAGACATTAAAATAGACATGTTACACTTCGTCGACACAATACAGCACAACTTTTCAGTCACGAATAGATTAGGTTTCGTTAGTACAATTCAATTCGTCAGCACTTTACATGCCGCCGCCGTCGAGTTGAGGAAATTAGGTTATACAGTGAGCGTGCCGCAGAGCAAGCCTCTCTCCGCGGGGGAAATCTTGGGCTGCACAGCGCCGAAGATGAACTGCTCCGATGCTGTGATATTCCTAGGCGACGGCAGGTTTCATTTGGAGGCAGCTATGATTGCCAATCCGACCTTGAAAGCTTACAGATACGATCCGTACGAGAAGAAGTTCACCGAGGAGGAGTACGATCACAAAGCTATGAGACGGAATCGAAGAGACGCTATCGAGAAGGCGAAGTCGGCCACCACATTTGGCTTGATTTTGGGCACTCTCGGTCGCCAGGGCAGTCCCAAGGTCTTAGAAAGCCTGCAGGCTAAGATCAAACCCCCACTCACCTCCACTGTCATCTTACTATCCGAGATCACTCCGGAAAAGCTGAAGCTCTTCAAAGGAATCGACGCTTTTGTTCAGGTTGCTTGCCCTCGTCTGTCTATAGACTGGGGGACGGCTTTCGAAAAGCCGCTGCTGACTCCGTACGAGCTGGCCGTCTGTTTAGGTGACGCCGAGTGGGTCGTAGATAAGGGCGAAAGCTATCCTATGGATTATTACGCGTCGGCTAGCTTAGGTTCATGGACTCCGAACCACAAACCGGGCCTTAGTGAAGACGAGAAGAACTGTTGTGGGAAATGTATTAATAACAAAGCGGTATAG
- the LOC143918823 gene encoding uncharacterized protein LOC143918823 yields MCIDGSKVKCVKKPCVLMEVNLERSLPRRKKEQDMRDRKEVWQQACKRPLQQRASREMSAQRELIVSNNEQDEANMADGDVNMADVNVNMADVSVNSDGLHRKRPLQQRASREMSAQRELIVSNNEEDDANMADGGVNLADGSMDGDGLQRGRLLDYGDIPSSNTDEPPDNQFGKGSKDYSHLKNSEDENKEKEKHKDKEKDMAKSQEGLRDPVKISTPKDTVFTFKLSRSRIDVNSMEKKIEPWIEKRLTGCISELEPICVDFIYGKLLAEYLWGDGRFLGQSQRIAEGIG; encoded by the exons atgtgcattgacggcagcaaagtgaaatgtgttaaaaaaccgtgtgttttgatggaggttaacttagaacggagtctgccgaggaggaaaaaagagcaagacatgagggatcgtaaggaagtgtggcaacaggcatgtaaaagacctttgcagcaacgggcttcacgagagatgtctgctcaaagagaactcattgtttccaataatgaacaggacgaggcgaacatggctgatggagatgtaaacatggccgatgtaa atgtaaacatggccgatgtaagtgtgaacagtgatggtttgcacagaaaaagacctttgcagcaacgggcttcacgagagatgtctgctcaaagagaactcattgtttccaataatgaagaggacgatgcgaacatggctgatggaggtgtgaacctggctgatggaagtatggacggtgatggtttgcaaaGAGGAAGACTTTTGGattacggagacataccgtcttcaaatacagatgaaccacccgataatcaatttggaaaaggatctaaggattatagtcatttgaagaattctgaagatgagaataaagaaaaggaaaaacataaagacaaagagaaagatatggctaaatcacaagaaggattaagggacccagtcaaaatttcaacaccaaaagacactgtattcactttcaagctcagtcgtagtcggattgatgttaattcaatggaaaagaaaatagaaccatggattgagaaaagacttactggatgtatcagtgagctagaaccaatatgtgttgacttcatttatggtaaattactagcagaatatctgtggggtgacggcagattcctcggacagtcacagagaatcgccgagggcattggatag